In Opisthocomus hoazin isolate bOpiHoa1 chromosome 14, bOpiHoa1.hap1, whole genome shotgun sequence, the following proteins share a genomic window:
- the SERTM2 gene encoding serine-rich and transmembrane domain-containing 2, with amino-acid sequence MTETYFKFRGNLTGHVHLPTLATEVDTTVDKYSGLYVYVGLFLTLLAILLIMLFSMLLRLKHVVSPITTSPESTENVQQFTDVEMHSRIPTT; translated from the coding sequence ATGACTGAGACTTACTTCAAATTCCGTGGAAATCTGACTGGCCATGTCCACTTACCAACTCTGGCTACAGAAGTAGACACAACAGTGGATAAATATTCCGGCCTCTACGTGTACGTGGGATTGTTCCTAACACTTCTGGCTATCCTTCTCATAATGCTTTTCTCCATGCTCTTGCGCCTGAAGCATGTTGTTTCCCCGATCACCACATCTCCAGAGAGCACTGAGAACGTCCAGCAGTTCACAGATGTGGAAATGCACAGCAGGATTCCTACCACTTAG